A genomic region of Enterococcus sp. 12C11_DIV0727 contains the following coding sequences:
- a CDS encoding MucBP domain-containing protein produces the protein MKKISTIILISFLLLSNSIEAMAEEFSGEKEQTQLPADPSIEITDSTENFNDIQENEKNEETSDDQFLSDQVNYNADNNILKDTDTATRSLGGVTGRWFVINGQNMFFSPTINVVKDSIAPISFSKIISQNSGSSINFSETIIFSDTIAIQSLPEVTVPTNTTYSIEYSVDKSTFDSIPPTDITQLKGIKVTFSKMASSERVEIKNTATVVWENTKSGINELAQFFEDGRLNSTVSFDSYRMVTAVYVDELGNYLIDPKVLYGELGQDYTTSEVIIPNYKLISFPQNATGKFLDEDQVVTYMYERIDGAPVIVNYTDTEGNELAPSETLTGKVGLSYETLAKNISGWTLTEVPENAKGTFSEKAQTVTYVYDRSEASPITVQYVDTEGNELVPSEVLTGKVSLPYETAAKTISGWTLTEVPENAKGTFSEKAQTVTYVYDRSEASPITVQYVDTEGNELVPSEVLTGKVSLPYETTAKTISGWTLTEVPENAKGTFSEKAQTVTYVYDRSEASPITVQYVDTEGNELVPSEVLTGKVSLPYETAAKTISGWTLTQVPKNAKGIFSEKVQTVMYVYKKEKEAIKTPNDGISDKNSTSKNLSSVSTQQKKDSHKLPLMGERITSLSTVGVIGLLLFSIFYFYKRKSNI, from the coding sequence ATGAAAAAAATTTCTACAATTATATTGATCAGTTTTTTGTTGCTATCTAACAGTATAGAAGCAATGGCAGAAGAATTTAGTGGTGAAAAAGAACAAACTCAGTTACCTGCTGATCCGAGTATAGAAATAACTGATTCCACAGAAAACTTCAATGATATACAAGAAAACGAAAAAAATGAGGAGACTAGTGATGATCAGTTTTTGTCAGATCAAGTCAACTACAATGCTGATAATAATATTTTAAAAGATACAGACACTGCTACTCGTAGTCTAGGTGGAGTAACGGGAAGATGGTTCGTTATCAATGGACAAAACATGTTTTTCAGTCCTACAATAAATGTAGTGAAAGACAGTATTGCCCCAATTTCATTTTCTAAAATAATTTCTCAAAATTCTGGTTCAAGTATAAATTTTTCTGAAACAATTATATTTTCAGATACAATAGCTATACAGTCTCTACCAGAAGTGACAGTCCCCACCAACACTACATATTCTATTGAATATTCAGTAGATAAATCAACTTTTGATAGTATACCACCTACTGATATTACTCAATTAAAAGGAATAAAAGTAACATTTTCTAAAATGGCATCCTCAGAACGTGTTGAAATAAAAAATACAGCCACGGTTGTCTGGGAGAATACAAAATCAGGAATAAATGAATTAGCACAATTCTTTGAAGACGGTCGTCTAAACAGTACAGTCTCTTTTGATAGTTACCGTATGGTTACAGCGGTTTATGTAGATGAGCTTGGTAATTATCTAATAGACCCAAAAGTGCTATATGGAGAGTTAGGACAAGATTATACTACTTCTGAAGTAATAATTCCCAACTATAAATTAATATCATTTCCTCAAAATGCAACAGGTAAATTTTTAGATGAAGATCAAGTCGTAACTTATATGTACGAAAGAATAGATGGAGCACCTGTTATTGTTAATTACACTGATACTGAAGGAAATGAGCTAGCCCCAAGTGAAACGTTGACTGGTAAAGTTGGTTTATCATATGAAACACTTGCTAAAAATATTTCTGGTTGGACATTAACAGAGGTACCAGAGAATGCCAAAGGAACCTTTAGTGAAAAAGCACAGACCGTTACGTATGTGTATGATCGATCGGAAGCAAGTCCAATAACTGTTCAGTATGTTGATACTGAAGGGAATGAATTAGTTCCAAGTGAAGTCTTGACTGGCAAAGTAAGTTTACCATATGAAACAGCTGCTAAGACTATTTCTGGTTGGACATTAACAGAGGTACCAGAGAATGCCAAAGGAACCTTTAGTGAAAAAGCACAGACCGTTACGTATGTGTATGATCGATCGGAAGCAAGTCCAATAACTGTTCAGTATGTTGATACTGAAGGGAATGAGTTAGTTCCAAGTGAAGTCTTGACTGGCAAAGTAAGTTTACCATATGAAACAACTGCTAAGACTATTTCTGGTTGGACATTAACAGAGGTACCAGAGAATGCCAAAGGAACCTTTAGTGAAAAAGCACAGACCGTTACGTATGTGTATGATCGATCGGAAGCAAGTCCAATAACTGTTCAGTATGTTGATACTGAAGGGAATGAGTTAGTTCCAAGTGAAGTCTTGACTGGCAAAGTAAGTTTACCATATGAAACAGCTGCTAAGACTATTTCTGGTTGGACATTAACACAGGTACCAAAGAATGCCAAAGGAATCTTTAGTGAAAAAGTACAGACCGTTATGTATGTGTATAAGAAAGAAAAGGAAGCTATAAAAACTCCTAATGACGGTATTTCAGATAAAAATAGCACATCTAAAAACCTAAGTAGTGTGTCTACTCAACAAAAAAAGGATAGTCATAAACTACCACTTATGGGAGAAAGAATAACTTCATTAAGTACAGTAGGAGTTATCGGGCTACTATTATTCTCAATTTTTTATTTCTATAAAAGAAAATCAAACATATAA
- a CDS encoding alpha/beta hydrolase yields the protein MKKGIKAMIGLLCMLTVCTPSIVAAETMVIDQEQSIPMNELRSSTFSKSIEVKEQFEAKTENERQQLPKDEQELVNDIEQYLMENANPEARNFGSTVNRLISALVFDVTVKKDNTVIDIAKLFGLIGGSEESEWFDKVNGKSERYLTVYDEPTGANVKLHAYYVDNKANKTAVVQHGYRSNAKNIMKEAELLYNLGYNLIIPDARSHGQSEGAYITFGAYEKNDINAWIDQELAEKPNQKITLLGVSMGAATVMMSQEIPHKNVQALIEDCGYSSMEQQARDVSRLITSKLQYIPMVNSIDWYDCESQIIDSLNENYVKPTLKIDLYAISPLNAVAKSNIPKLFIHGTADWFIPPVAKNKMYEASLGYKDQLEVIGSGHAENISIGGEVYTNKVTSFLDTVSQMNSLRSELAETKNLLVNTEFKRNQFESSFESWKLSNNGVDFTDNWESNSYEFVMKRSRGEITSAISVDNSGLKFYKKWEKSAGYIGQEVELIKGQQYELSFDSWNPNPTEYSEQVIRYGIGQSMKKEKQIAKQKVRKALNYTAQNSSLENIHLGSEMTYYNWFGRNNTAMYLSNIKLINTDIIAPEKIRVSEIDSTIDGTTIRGNGEFNSKIRLVTANRDLIMEVPTNESGNFVIVIPKQESGSILHLINQDIKGNTGESIVLAFN from the coding sequence ATGAAAAAAGGAATTAAAGCAATGATAGGTTTGTTATGTATGCTTACGGTATGTACACCAAGTATAGTAGCTGCGGAGACAATGGTGATTGACCAAGAACAGTCAATACCAATGAATGAATTGAGAAGTAGTACTTTCTCCAAGTCTATTGAAGTAAAAGAACAATTCGAAGCTAAAACAGAAAATGAGCGACAACAACTCCCAAAAGATGAGCAAGAGTTAGTCAATGATATTGAACAATATCTAATGGAAAATGCTAATCCAGAAGCTCGAAACTTTGGATCGACGGTAAATAGGTTGATTTCCGCTTTAGTTTTTGATGTTACAGTTAAAAAAGATAATACTGTTATTGATATTGCTAAGCTTTTTGGTTTGATTGGTGGCAGTGAAGAAAGTGAATGGTTTGATAAGGTCAATGGGAAGAGTGAACGTTACTTAACAGTATATGATGAGCCCACCGGAGCTAATGTAAAACTACATGCTTATTATGTTGACAATAAAGCGAATAAAACTGCAGTTGTTCAACATGGCTATCGTTCTAACGCTAAAAATATTATGAAGGAAGCAGAATTGCTATATAATTTGGGTTATAATCTGATAATTCCAGATGCACGTTCTCATGGTCAGAGCGAAGGAGCATATATTACATTTGGTGCTTATGAAAAAAATGATATTAATGCATGGATTGATCAAGAACTTGCAGAAAAGCCTAATCAGAAAATAACTCTATTAGGTGTATCAATGGGGGCTGCAACAGTTATGATGTCTCAAGAAATTCCACACAAGAATGTTCAGGCTCTGATTGAGGATTGTGGTTATTCCTCAATGGAGCAACAAGCTCGTGATGTTTCTCGCTTAATTACTTCCAAGTTGCAGTATATCCCTATGGTAAATTCTATAGACTGGTATGATTGTGAAAGTCAAATCATTGATTCACTCAACGAAAATTATGTAAAACCAACGTTGAAAATTGATTTATATGCTATATCACCTCTTAATGCAGTCGCGAAATCAAATATTCCCAAGTTGTTTATTCATGGAACAGCCGATTGGTTTATTCCGCCTGTTGCAAAAAATAAAATGTATGAAGCTTCTTTAGGCTATAAGGATCAATTAGAAGTTATTGGTTCAGGTCATGCGGAGAATATTAGTATAGGCGGAGAAGTCTATACTAATAAAGTAACTTCTTTTTTAGATACAGTTTCACAAATGAATAGTCTACGTTCTGAGTTGGCAGAGACCAAGAATTTATTAGTAAATACAGAATTCAAGCGAAATCAATTTGAATCAAGTTTTGAATCATGGAAGTTAAGTAACAATGGGGTTGATTTCACTGACAACTGGGAATCAAATTCTTATGAGTTTGTGATGAAACGTTCTAGAGGAGAGATTACTTCTGCTATTTCAGTTGATAATAGTGGACTGAAATTTTATAAAAAGTGGGAAAAATCTGCAGGTTACATTGGGCAGGAAGTCGAACTAATTAAAGGACAACAATATGAGTTATCTTTTGATTCATGGAATCCTAATCCAACTGAATATAGTGAACAAGTAATTAGGTATGGGATTGGGCAATCAATGAAAAAAGAGAAACAGATTGCTAAACAGAAAGTAAGAAAGGCACTAAACTATACCGCTCAAAATAGTAGTTTAGAAAATATTCATTTAGGTTCAGAAATGACCTACTATAATTGGTTTGGTCGTAATAATACAGCTATGTACTTGTCGAATATAAAATTGATTAATACAGATATAATAGCTCCAGAAAAAATTAGAGTTAGTGAGATTGATTCTACTATTGATGGAACAACTATCCGTGGGAACGGAGAATTCAATTCGAAAATTAGGTTGGTGACTGCTAATCGAGATTTGATTATGGAAGTACCAACAAATGAGTCTGGAAACTTTGTGATAGTTATTCCTAAACAGGAGTCAGGTTCCATTCTTCACTTAATTAATCAGGACATAAAAGGAAATACTGGCGAGTCTATAGTATTGGCATTTAATTAG
- a CDS encoding phosphate/phosphite/phosphonate ABC transporter substrate-binding protein, which translates to MKKNVLFGLTLLASIGFMTACGSNKAVSAKADGMPEKITIVTMPDENNPEAGGKNKKFQEDMSKALGVEVDVMEGADYAVGIEAMKNKKLDVLLVSPMSYYQAKERVEIEPIVTTSSAGKEAYRTVFITKNNNDKINKLKDLKGTNFAFVDPASSSGYLYPKYELVKELDLEQEKVEEPNYFFKTVAYSGKHDSSVMGVAKGDYEAAAVAAQVLQSMDDAGLVKKDELKIIGETQEIPNAAYVMRKDLPEELKKKIKDFYLNYDDKEYFKAFYKDDSVKFVEAHDTDYESVKEMMKVLGIEGEK; encoded by the coding sequence ATGAAAAAGAACGTTCTATTTGGACTCACACTATTAGCCTCAATTGGATTCATGACTGCCTGCGGATCAAACAAAGCAGTTTCTGCAAAAGCCGATGGTATGCCAGAAAAGATAACGATTGTTACAATGCCAGATGAAAATAATCCCGAAGCTGGCGGTAAAAATAAAAAATTTCAAGAAGATATGAGCAAAGCATTAGGTGTTGAAGTGGATGTAATGGAAGGAGCAGATTACGCAGTAGGGATCGAAGCGATGAAAAATAAAAAGCTAGATGTTTTATTAGTATCCCCAATGAGCTATTATCAAGCCAAAGAACGCGTAGAGATAGAACCAATCGTTACAACATCTTCCGCTGGAAAAGAAGCTTATCGTACGGTTTTTATTACCAAAAATAACAATGACAAAATCAATAAGTTGAAAGACTTGAAAGGAACTAATTTCGCCTTTGTTGATCCTGCTTCCTCATCTGGTTATCTCTATCCAAAGTATGAATTGGTCAAAGAACTTGATTTAGAGCAGGAAAAGGTCGAAGAACCAAATTATTTCTTTAAAACAGTAGCTTACTCAGGCAAACACGATTCAAGTGTTATGGGGGTTGCTAAAGGAGATTATGAAGCGGCTGCAGTTGCTGCACAAGTCTTACAATCTATGGATGATGCAGGCTTAGTCAAAAAAGATGAGTTGAAAATCATTGGTGAAACGCAAGAAATTCCAAATGCAGCATATGTTATGAGAAAAGATTTGCCAGAAGAATTGAAGAAAAAAATCAAAGATTTCTATTTAAATTATGATGATAAAGAATACTTTAAAGCGTTCTACAAAGATGATTCAGTGAAGTTTGTTGAGGCTCATGACACAGACTATGAATCAGTAAAAGAGATGATGAAGGTCTTGGGAATAGAGGGAGAAAAATAA
- the phnC gene encoding phosphonate ABC transporter ATP-binding protein: MTLLEIKNVSKEYKTGQKALNDISLSINKGEFVVIIGPSGAGKSTLIRVINQLVSPSSGEVLFHQQNITEAKGKKLRELRSHIGMIFQHYNLVERTNVLKNVLHGKLGQVSFFTSAFGRYSQEDRQMAMELLAQVGLLDQAYKRADELSGGQMQRVGICRALMQNPALILADEPIASLDPKSSEIVMTQLKEITESRNMTTIVNLHQVDVAKKYATRIIGVKKGEIVFDGTPVELTEKKIEQLYNNESVPSISIESPAMILAQQEEHVYG; this comes from the coding sequence ATGACATTATTAGAAATCAAAAATGTTAGCAAAGAATACAAAACAGGGCAAAAAGCATTAAATGACATTTCTCTTTCAATCAATAAAGGTGAATTTGTTGTCATCATCGGTCCGTCTGGAGCAGGGAAATCAACACTGATCCGTGTCATCAATCAATTAGTTTCTCCAAGTTCGGGGGAGGTCTTGTTTCATCAACAAAACATCACAGAAGCTAAAGGAAAGAAATTGAGAGAATTGCGTTCACATATCGGAATGATTTTTCAGCATTACAATTTAGTGGAAAGAACAAATGTGTTGAAAAATGTCCTTCACGGAAAACTCGGGCAGGTCTCTTTTTTTACAAGTGCATTTGGTCGATACTCACAAGAAGATCGGCAAATGGCGATGGAATTATTAGCACAAGTCGGGTTACTAGACCAAGCTTATAAAAGGGCAGATGAACTCTCCGGGGGACAAATGCAACGAGTGGGTATTTGCCGAGCATTGATGCAAAATCCTGCGTTAATTTTGGCAGATGAACCAATTGCCTCTCTTGATCCAAAATCATCAGAAATCGTGATGACTCAATTAAAAGAAATAACCGAGTCAAGAAACATGACCACGATTGTCAATTTACATCAAGTGGATGTTGCTAAAAAGTATGCGACGCGCATTATTGGCGTAAAAAAAGGTGAAATTGTTTTTGACGGAACGCCAGTTGAGTTGACAGAAAAAAAAATCGAACAGCTTTATAACAATGAGTCTGTTCCATCAATCAGTATAGAAAGCCCTGCTATGATCCTAGCACAGCAGGAGGAGCATGTGTATGGATAA
- the phnE gene encoding phosphonate ABC transporter, permease protein PhnE, producing the protein MDNPGSIVLAQQKSLKKRVTVALLSVIGIYSFVYLQVDPITPLLTLPNVFLFFGENFFPPNFNGFSSYISLIVQTLLFAVVGTYISAVLSFVFGLLMAESINPIAPVRIAIRFIVSFIRNIPILVWASLLVYIFGIGNMVGLIALILATFGFLTRSYAEEMNNIADSKLEALKATGATPAQLLVHGIIPAFFPAWINWTFFSFEINIRASSILGMVGAGGIGIMIQTNIRLFKYQEAMALIIILVILVLLTEFCVNKLRKWIL; encoded by the coding sequence ATGGATAATCCAGGATCAATCGTCTTAGCACAACAAAAAAGCTTAAAAAAACGTGTAACGGTGGCACTATTAAGTGTTATCGGAATATATTCTTTCGTTTATTTGCAAGTAGATCCTATAACACCGCTTTTGACGTTGCCTAATGTGTTCCTGTTTTTTGGTGAAAATTTTTTTCCACCAAACTTCAATGGTTTTTCTAGCTATATCTCATTGATCGTACAAACATTGTTATTTGCAGTAGTTGGAACCTACATTTCCGCAGTTTTATCATTTGTTTTTGGACTGCTAATGGCTGAATCAATCAATCCAATTGCACCTGTAAGAATTGCTATTCGATTTATTGTCTCATTTATTAGAAATATCCCTATATTAGTCTGGGCCTCGTTGTTAGTGTATATCTTTGGCATTGGCAACATGGTTGGATTAATTGCGTTGATTCTTGCCACATTTGGTTTTTTGACGCGCTCATATGCAGAAGAAATGAATAATATTGCAGATAGTAAACTAGAAGCATTAAAAGCAACAGGGGCAACCCCTGCACAATTACTTGTTCATGGTATTATTCCTGCTTTTTTTCCTGCTTGGATCAATTGGACTTTTTTTTCATTTGAAATCAATATTAGGGCATCAAGTATTTTAGGAATGGTAGGTGCTGGAGGGATTGGTATTATGATTCAAACGAATATTCGTTTGTTTAAATACCAAGAAGCCATGGCACTGATTATCATTCTAGTCATACTAGTATTATTAACGGAATTTTGTGTAAATAAACTTAGAAAGTGGATTTTATAG
- a CDS encoding PhnE/PtxC family ABC transporter permease: MDRIPLVKPKDKIRNLVIWVAALLLFGISASLLDLDMGTFLSRLGQSGEVIRHFLTLDISDIGSILSELVLSLSMAVASLILGAILSLILACLGADNIAPARFVSVSIKAAISIIRAIPALVWILMIVASLGFGPLSGVIGMMFPTVGYLTKSFISSIEEVPVQVIETMRSTGANWFQLIQEGILPNVSKSFLNWLAIRVEGNVAESISLGMVGAGGIGTLLTRAIGGYQYGKITFIFLVIFGTMFTIEMFVTRAKRAI, from the coding sequence ATGGATAGAATTCCTTTAGTAAAGCCAAAAGATAAAATCAGAAACCTTGTGATTTGGGTAGCTGCGCTCTTATTATTTGGAATTAGTGCGTCATTATTAGATTTGGACATGGGCACTTTTTTATCGAGATTGGGTCAATCAGGTGAGGTAATCCGTCATTTTTTAACACTGGATATTTCGGATATTGGGAGTATTTTGAGTGAGTTAGTATTGTCTTTATCAATGGCGGTAGCGTCACTGATCTTAGGGGCAATTTTGTCCCTGATACTTGCCTGTTTGGGTGCAGATAACATTGCACCAGCACGCTTTGTGTCAGTAAGCATAAAAGCAGCCATATCCATTATCAGGGCGATCCCAGCACTTGTGTGGATTTTAATGATTGTTGCAAGTTTAGGCTTTGGTCCACTATCAGGTGTGATTGGAATGATGTTTCCAACCGTTGGGTACTTAACAAAATCATTTATCAGTAGCATAGAAGAAGTTCCAGTTCAGGTGATTGAAACCATGCGGTCAACAGGCGCGAATTGGTTTCAATTGATACAAGAAGGCATTTTACCGAATGTATCGAAATCGTTCCTCAATTGGTTAGCGATTCGTGTTGAAGGAAATGTAGCTGAATCAATCTCACTTGGAATGGTTGGAGCTGGAGGAATTGGCACACTACTGACAAGAGCCATTGGTGGGTATCAGTATGGAAAAATCACATTTATATTTTTAGTGATTTTTGGGACAATGTTTACAATAGAAATGTTTGTGACACGAGCCAAAAGAGCTATTTAA
- a CDS encoding tyrosine-protein phosphatase, translating into MYYQRLPLETTYNTRDLGGIPTKNGQMVTWKKLFRSDDVSQLSTTDKRFLEEYGVGVAIDLRSHREREEKNYSLEDSFIKTYHIPFMIEENLVNQNALQIQKVAKEITLYDLYSTFIFEQQAVIKELFTIIYNSSDQGILFHCAAGKDRTGILAVLILGLLDVEDSDIIANYETSYTFLSANQALVPPKGFEHLMESDKKNIATLLPEIKKKYGTIYDYLQECGLSEQMLLEIRARYTQCV; encoded by the coding sequence ATGTATTATCAACGATTGCCTTTAGAAACAACCTATAATACGAGAGATTTAGGTGGCATACCAACAAAAAATGGCCAAATGGTTACCTGGAAAAAGTTATTTCGCAGCGATGATGTAAGTCAGTTAAGCACTACTGATAAGCGATTTTTAGAAGAATACGGTGTAGGGGTTGCAATAGATTTACGTAGCCATCGTGAACGAGAAGAAAAAAACTATTCTTTAGAAGACTCGTTTATTAAAACGTATCATATCCCGTTTATGATTGAAGAAAATTTGGTGAATCAGAACGCGTTGCAAATACAAAAAGTAGCGAAAGAGATCACGCTGTATGATCTATATAGTACATTTATTTTTGAACAACAAGCGGTTATCAAAGAATTGTTTACGATTATTTACAATAGTTCTGATCAAGGTATTTTATTTCACTGTGCCGCTGGAAAAGATCGAACAGGCATTTTGGCCGTCTTGATTTTAGGCTTATTAGATGTCGAGGATTCGGATATTATAGCCAATTATGAAACCTCTTATACATTTTTATCCGCAAACCAAGCATTAGTACCACCAAAAGGATTTGAACACCTAATGGAGTCAGATAAGAAAAATATAGCTACTTTATTACCTGAGATAAAGAAAAAATATGGGACTATTTATGATTATTTACAGGAATGTGGCCTATCTGAACAGATGTTATTAGAAATACGGGCACGCTATACACAATGTGTTTAA
- a CDS encoding carbonic anhydrase: MKRTALSVSLLTFTAILAVGCTSNKSASDTSEKKDATTESTTQAKKSEHIDYDDQEDWEFSAGKMQSPIDIVTKKAELMTPDTGTITIDYGKDITKAENNGHSIQITDGGTSVINGRNFTLSQFHFHAESEHTVDGKHYPIEAHFVNTAQDGRIAVIGVFFKEGAENKGFQEVLDDVNNDKKDPITDLDDMIPSNRSYYHYLGSLTTPPLNENVEWYVMKEPVEVSSAQIEEFKKLYSHNNREVQPLNDRSILEHDE, from the coding sequence ATGAAAAGAACAGCACTCTCAGTATCACTTTTGACGTTTACAGCTATTTTAGCCGTAGGCTGTACATCAAATAAAAGTGCTAGTGACACATCAGAAAAGAAAGACGCTACAACTGAATCAACAACACAGGCAAAAAAATCTGAACATATTGATTATGATGATCAAGAAGATTGGGAATTTTCTGCTGGGAAGATGCAGTCACCGATTGATATCGTTACTAAGAAAGCTGAATTGATGACACCAGATACTGGAACAATCACAATTGATTATGGAAAAGATATTACAAAAGCTGAAAATAACGGCCATAGTATCCAAATCACTGATGGTGGTACATCTGTGATTAATGGACGAAACTTTACCTTAAGTCAATTTCATTTCCATGCGGAAAGTGAACATACTGTCGACGGTAAACATTATCCAATCGAAGCGCATTTTGTGAATACTGCCCAAGATGGACGAATTGCAGTTATTGGAGTATTCTTCAAGGAAGGCGCTGAAAATAAAGGCTTTCAAGAGGTTTTGGATGACGTAAACAATGATAAAAAGGATCCAATTACTGACTTAGATGATATGATCCCATCCAATAGAAGCTATTATCATTATCTAGGTTCATTAACGACACCTCCATTGAATGAAAATGTAGAATGGTATGTGATGAAAGAACCTGTGGAAGTATCTTCAGCTCAAATCGAAGAATTCAAAAAATTATATTCTCATAATAATCGAGAAGTTCAACCGTTGAATGATCGATCAATTTTAGAGCATGATGAATAA
- a CDS encoding GNAT family N-acetyltransferase has translation MIEIKKISLNDLVALQTLSIKTFTDTFAKDNTPEDLKDYLDQAYTEKKLTSELQNKQSEFYFIYSDDQLAGYLKLNVNDAQTETIEENALEIERIYIDSDFKRLGLGKMLYSKAIERAKALNKTAIWLGVWERNFSAMKFYHKMGFTLVGEHSFYMGEDEQTDLIMKKKLN, from the coding sequence ATGATAGAAATAAAAAAAATTAGCCTAAATGACCTAGTAGCATTACAAACATTAAGCATCAAAACTTTCACAGATACTTTTGCGAAAGACAATACGCCAGAAGATTTAAAAGACTATCTTGATCAAGCGTATACAGAAAAAAAATTAACCAGTGAGCTTCAAAATAAACAGTCAGAGTTCTATTTTATTTATTCAGATGATCAACTTGCTGGATATTTAAAACTCAATGTAAATGATGCACAGACTGAAACGATTGAGGAAAATGCGCTAGAAATCGAACGAATTTATATCGATTCAGATTTTAAAAGACTAGGACTTGGCAAAATGCTTTACAGTAAAGCGATAGAGCGAGCGAAGGCGTTAAACAAGACCGCTATTTGGTTAGGTGTTTGGGAGCGTAATTTTTCAGCGATGAAATTTTATCATAAGATGGGATTTACTCTGGTTGGAGAGCATTCCTTTTATATGGGAGAAGATGAACAGACGGATTTGATTATGAAGAAGAAGCTAAACTAA
- a CDS encoding amidase has translation MKDGLYYATQFREKKLSVLEWIDERAQQVKKLNPELNAFVDWDAESAKKQYEARGAETGPFFGLPIPLKMLGQDKAGMKSTSGSRLFTENRASSTDNFVKGLERLGLIPLGKTNAPEFGFKNISDPTIYGPARNPWNLDYSPGGSSGGAAAAVASGLFPIAGASDGGGSIRIPASFSGLIGLKPTRGSMPVGPDGWRGWQGASIDFALTISMRDTETLFYHLRGTEKAAPYQAPKAEWEHQSATRKPVLKIAFLTESPVGTTVSAEAIKATHNAATFLEQQGHEVTEISYPVNGRQLIDSYYLMNGAETAAMFEGIQQAIQRPVTKADMELMTWGIYQYGLQIPASQYTKSLQLWDQAAYKMEQLFEEYDLLLMPTAADVAPKIEAELQSDQIRKDLSQAESLSVIQLQHLIYDMFEKSLTITPYTQLANLTGQPAISLPTHVAASGLPIGIQFMASKGREDILFQVGKMFEQEQKFLLPKYYRES, from the coding sequence ATGAAAGACGGCCTATACTACGCAACACAATTTCGAGAAAAAAAGCTAAGTGTACTAGAGTGGATCGATGAACGAGCGCAGCAAGTAAAAAAGTTAAATCCTGAACTCAATGCATTTGTCGATTGGGATGCAGAATCAGCAAAAAAACAATACGAAGCTAGAGGAGCTGAAACGGGTCCTTTTTTTGGCTTACCTATTCCTTTGAAAATGTTAGGCCAAGACAAAGCAGGAATGAAATCAACTTCTGGTTCTCGTTTGTTTACAGAAAACCGTGCGAGTTCAACCGATAATTTTGTGAAAGGGTTAGAACGATTAGGCTTGATTCCATTAGGGAAAACCAATGCGCCAGAGTTTGGCTTCAAAAATATTTCTGATCCGACGATTTACGGACCAGCGAGAAATCCTTGGAATCTTGATTATTCACCTGGCGGTTCTAGTGGTGGAGCGGCGGCAGCTGTTGCTAGTGGCTTGTTTCCAATTGCTGGAGCAAGTGATGGCGGCGGTTCGATTCGAATTCCTGCTTCTTTTAGTGGACTGATTGGATTAAAACCTACACGTGGCAGTATGCCAGTTGGGCCTGATGGCTGGCGTGGTTGGCAAGGAGCTTCGATTGATTTTGCTTTGACCATTTCGATGAGAGATACCGAAACGTTATTCTATCATTTACGCGGAACCGAAAAAGCAGCACCTTATCAAGCACCAAAAGCGGAATGGGAACATCAATCAGCCACAAGGAAACCAGTTTTGAAGATCGCCTTTTTAACGGAATCACCCGTCGGAACGACCGTTTCAGCGGAAGCAATAAAAGCAACACACAATGCAGCAACATTTTTAGAGCAACAAGGGCACGAAGTCACCGAAATCTCGTATCCAGTCAATGGACGTCAATTGATCGACAGTTACTATTTAATGAATGGCGCAGAAACGGCAGCTATGTTTGAAGGGATACAGCAAGCGATTCAGCGGCCCGTTACAAAAGCTGATATGGAATTAATGACTTGGGGCATTTACCAATATGGTTTACAGATCCCTGCAAGTCAGTATACGAAATCACTTCAACTGTGGGATCAAGCGGCATATAAAATGGAGCAATTATTCGAGGAATACGATTTATTATTAATGCCGACCGCCGCTGATGTAGCACCTAAAATCGAGGCAGAACTGCAGAGCGATCAGATTCGTAAAGATTTATCACAAGCGGAGTCACTTTCCGTTATACAGTTGCAACACTTAATCTATGATATGTTTGAAAAAAGTCTGACGATCACGCCATATACTCAATTGGCTAATTTAACGGGACAACCTGCAATCAGTTTACCTACTCATGTAGCAGCATCAGGTTTACCGATAGGTATTCAATTTATGGCTTCCAAAGGTCGAGAAGATATATTATTTCAAGTTGGAAAGATGTTTGAACAAGAGCAAAAATTCTTATTACCAAAATATTATCGTGAATCATAG